The DNA window ccccgacgaagccgaatatctccgggcgttaatcgatgagctgcgtcggaagttgggaattgcaccgacttagttgttcttttttgtaagttgaatggtgtaactttttttttattaattcgtcgccatttgttatttagacgttttttatttactcgttatttgttatttgaaaacatttaaattaatcaaacaaaacaataaaatgattatgtgtcgcgccttagggcgccccactgctgatgccctaatatattcaaaattttcatgatttttcaCAATAATAATCTTCTTTCATCTTAATCAACTAAAACATAAACAAAGTTAAATCAAATTAGAGGAATTAATTTGAACTAAAGCTTGTTTTTATGTCATTATTTAGACATTACATGTTAATGCTCATTGTTGTCGATTGGCGTTGATAAGTCGGTGGTGCCGGATGAGGGGACAATAGAAGAATAATAATTACTCATATAGTAGAAGTAATAAATATTGTCGTAAAAAATCTGTAATTTATTCCTTTTGTCAAGCATAATTGTTAACGTTTTATGGTTGCAACTGTTGCAAGGATGGGAGTTGGAGTTTCAATTTCTAAAAAGCTAGGTAAAGTagattttgtgaaaaaaaaacataagaaaGCAAAATGTGATCTgtccataaaaaaaaatagactaattttactatatttggtcGTCCACTaaaattagactaattctaaaaatgaaaaattttaaACCAATAGTAACATTACACATCATTTTAAATATGAagcccacaatccactaatattACTTCTGTCATATTTCACAtgcctctcttattttaccaattgcatattaaaattcatgtcatttacaagtttgtctatttttttggacggaAACTCTAAATCATCAAATTAAAACAAGTATGACTAAAATTTCTTTGTATAGTCGTAAAACCTAATTATATTACTTTATATATTTTCACTTATTTCGAGCTCAAAGGCAGTGAAATGCGATGGGACTAAATGCACTCGATAAGATATCAGCATACAAAATGTATAGCCCGAACAGATTCGGTCGGTCCGATTCATCTACAGACCTACCCACTTACCTATCCGAAAAATATAGAGCAACACAAAAAGAAACCATAAGACTGAGACAGGACTCAAGGTGTCGATATTCCATTATCAAGAATTCAAGATTAGTCATATTTCACCTAATATTTATACGCCTAATATTTTTCATGTAATTTGTGTATTACTCTACAACATTCTGTTCTTCATCCACTTAGCTAGAAGAAATGGTTTCAACTCTAAGGTTGTCGAAATTTGAGCTTCAGGCACCGTTGAGGTACTGCAGACTTGATGGCCTGATAAGAATTGATCTTCTAAAACAGTTCCATGAGTTGATTGGCAACATCTGCATCAAATCAGTTGCAGATGATATCGTTATATATACGAACTCAGCGCAGAAAATTACGCAAATATGAAAAATTCATAAATGTAAAGCATAAACAACATATGAACTTGTAGAGCAAATCGATCTGTGACATAAACCTAATGAACTAAGGTTAAATTCACTCGACTCTGTCTGATAAATCACAAGCCTCAAAAGTTCTGGTGTCTCTTAAATTAGTAACATGCATTTGGTGAATGCACCAAATATCATTCATGGTGCTAGAGTGATGAACCATTTTCTGTGGTTATTTGGTTTTTACCAAAAATTAGTTAGaaataattattactactataactGCCTTCAGTCTGAGGTGGAAAAGAGAAGGTGATAACATGAAGCACACGACACGATGCTTACCTCTGATAACAGATGGCGGCGTGTGGAACTCGTGCCAAACATTATGGCATGATGCAAGATTCATATTTAGAAATTTGGCAGCAAGGTATGCAGCACCTGCAGCTATCTGATGAGGCTTGAACTGAAGCCAAAGAGAGCTTCTAAGTCTGCGAACAGGAAAAAAACCGGCATGACGTCAGAAACATGACTAATAATTAGTATAGCGGCATCAAAGTAAAGGCAAGTAGCAAACCAAACCGCTTGAAGCAACACAAAAACTAACTGAGATGGTCGTGTGCTGATTTTATGCATTTTCCACAATTGAAGGTGACAGTTATAAAGGGGATATAAAATATATCATAAACATCATTAAAGTTAGTAAAGCCAAGAGGACCAAAACAAATTTCCCTTACCAACGAATAATTCTGCAACTGAGATGGAAAAATCCAAGATTCATCTGCAATGTGGTGATTGTGTATAGTATACTAATATAGAATATATGTTACACCTTTTATAGAAACATTGACTTCAGTTCAAGTCCCACCTTTGCTGGCTAATATATGATGACCTAAATGTACATACAAGCAGGAACAGGCTTAAGCAAGCTAAATCCCCCGTGCACAGCCAGATTATTGAAATTGATTGCCAAATCAATGCCCATGATATCATTCAGCATCTTAGGTGTTGAATACATATTTCAAAAACTAATCAAGGtaatatataggggtgtgatcaaATAATAGCCCTGAGAATATGCATAACAAATAACTATGTATAGTACTCATTGTATGCAggagtaattaaaattttatatatatatatataggacaAACCCTGTAATGAACATTGCACTAAATTATGAAATAGTGGCACGTGGTATGGATggttaagaaaataaaataagttttCACTTGTCAGGTGTCAAGAAGTTAATCAGACCACGACCACACAGACattaaaataacacataatACGTTCATGATAGATACAACATGATTTAATGTAATAAAAGCTGGCAAGATATATAAGGTGAGTCCTATCACTAATCACTATCATAAACATTCTGTTAAATGGCGCTTATAGATGGTGTCGCTACCAAATTCCAAATCTCAGGACAACTGAAATGCAGCACTTAAAAGCACGGCTGGAGCATCCAGCACCTGGGGGCGAATAATTTTTTAAACAGCTACGATTTCAAACTGAATAACATTACTGCCATACAAAATGAGACCATCTATTGTCAATTACTCAATTATAACGTTTAAATGTATGTAGAGTACTAGTAAGAATTTTAATTCTTCCTTCTATAGCCAGACTTTTGAAAAGTTAATACACcgatcaattttttttacaatgCAATTACTTCTCCCAGCCAAGAAATTGCTATGTTTCTGTGGGTTCCACTGTTTTGTACTATTACCTAACAAACAAACAAGGTAGGATGGGTTGATGCCACACAGCAATGTGACGGCAAGCTACCAAAAGATGCATATTGACCATGAAAAGATTATACTTTCCAATAAAGAGAAAGACACAAATGATTCCTTTCTCTCCCCCTCACTGTTTCAACATACCGGTTTCAAAGAGGGAGGGAGTGTCAAAAAAGTATCTATAAATTTATTAACCCAATAAACCATATATGTTTGTTTTTAATGCATACACTGAAAATGCAAAATAGCAGATGTCTTGAATCAACTTCGTACCCCCACGGGCACACTCCCACACActcattttcttcaaattcaaagACTCTTTTATTAAAAGCCTAGATAAAGAGGACATAACCATATATGTCTCACAGCAATGTTAAAATTGCAGATGATCAGACcaatttcaaaacaaaaacTTTGAGTACTATAAGAATGGAAGACATAGAGAGTTGTTTAGAAGATCAAAGCAAACTAGAATATCTTCAATGTAAGTTTGCAGGGGTTGGAAATATTGGAGGTGGATAGTGTATACAATGAAAGTAAGTCTACGGGAAGTGATGAAAGCAAGTGACTTTAGGAAGTGATGAAAGCAAGTCTTTTTAGGAAGTAATGAAAGCAAGACCTTTGGGAAGTGATGAAAGAAAACCAGTTGGGTCCTATTCTGAAAATAAAAGACAATCGCAAAAGCAGTGCAGCGAGAAATGAATCCCTGAGACTGTTCTTAGGCATCCTATATGGAAATAGAGTCAATGGGAAACGTATGCTCCCAATATGGATTCCCAAACACCGATCAGAATGCCCAAATGACAATATTAGATTTGATTCATCCATGATCTTCTACAGCCAATGAGCATGTCATTAAGGTTCAGCATGGAAAAGGCATCCACATGATATCACTATTTCAACTTCAgatgaaaaataaaacatttgatGAACAGCACATCAACCGCCAGCTATTAATATCATAAGGTGAGCATGCTAATCCTCTATAGACCCTGCAATTATACGCCAATCTGAAACATCAATGTCACATTCCATAACGACAAAACAAGCACTGGAAAGAAGTTAATGCAGTTCAAGAACAACAAAGTAATATTCTTGATTACACTTATCCAACTCCGCAATTGCTAGGTTCAACAACAGGCAgttgattattttatataattccaTTAATCtgattaacaaaataataacaataaagcAAGCTCAAAAATTTTGAGAGCTTAGCTCAAAACTTATAGATTGTCCAATGGAAGCAACAAAATTCAATCAAGAACTTCCAAAATAATGGAAGAAGTCAACTTACCCTTCACTGACAAAGCTCAACGCCAGATTCACCAAAATGGATTGTGAGAAACCTAATTTTTCAAGAGTGGATGTCAAAGTTTCATAAGGATGCTCCACGCCAAGCTCAAAATTTAAGGTTGTCAAAATCAATTGTTCAGCATCTGTAATTCGTTCACGATATTGCTCAAACCAATCCTGTCAAAGCAAATCATATAGTTAAGTACCCTCTGTATGAGAAATTTTACTGGGTACAAGGCAGACAAAAAAAAACCACAGACATGGAACATTCAGCATATAGACGATAAAGAGATAGCATACTTACAACAGGGAACATGCGAGAGAGCACAATGAAATCCTGCTTGTGGAAAGTTTCACATGACACTCTCAGCACGTCATTAAGAGGTCGTGGTGTCTCTTCTGACTTAGAGACAAGGAAAAGAGCAGCAGTAGCTATGAACTGAAAGATGCACACATCATCCAATTAGCTTTTGCAGTCATTGACCAGTTGAATTCTAACTCTTCGTTCGCATTACAAAGTTACTTCAGGTTTCAGAAGAGTTTCATTTTAATCAGGAAAATTTCTTTATTGCATTTAAATCTCATTTTGAAAAGAAAGATTGTCAGGTTCAAATGACAGAACTTACAAATCTATCATGAGAGGCATGAGAGCGACGAGCAAAAAAACGATGACACACAACCATAGCAGTTCCGATAGTGGTCTGTGGCCTGCAAATGAAAATTCAAAAATGTTTCAAAGTATCAGAAACAATTAATTATAGCACAACAGTTCTTCACAGCCAACTCCATTGATATCTTGGTGGTATATATCTTACAGATCAAGCCGAACTCCAAGATTCTGAAGGAAGGCACAGTACGAATATCGCAGATGTGTCTCATGCAGCAAATCAATGCCATCTTTTCTTGAAGGAGAGCACCTCTCTATCTCATCCCTTGACAGGAAAACCACTTCTTCATCATCCTCATATTTTGAGCGGTCCCGCTTGGAGGTAGTTGAAGAATAAGAACCGGTATCATCAGGCCTCATTCCAGCTGTTATAACTGACCTATTGTTGCAGGCTGAAGGAACACCATTGTAAGCATTGGCATACAAGGGAGGTACATGTTGCCAAATGCCAGCAGTGTTTTCAAGACCATTTTCATGAATAAGTGATTGTTGATAGGGCCTGCCAGTGTTTTCATGCGAGAAATCCGAGACCTTCCTCCTCTTTGAAGGAGGTACGACGTCATGCCAGACATGGTCATACTTTGGTCTATACTGCATTAAGTCCCGAGAGAAGTCACTGGACGAGCCGTGATTCTTCATATAAAAGTTTGAATCAGAGGAGCAATCGTGGCTCCACTCGTAGTTAGCAGCTGCTGTTGCTCTCATTCTGCCATAAGACGACCTACCATCACTTCGGAAATGACCATCTCGAGCCCAGTGAGGCCGTGCAAGAGACATGATTCCTGTCCAATTCACTGAGTAAGAAAACGTACAGTAACCATATACACATGGAATCCGAAACGCAGATGATCACAGTAGCTCACAGAAAAAACAAACCAACGCGAAAAACAAATTCAAGTTCTAAACGAAACAGCATAAGAGAAAGACTAAGCAGCCTAACCAAAGCAAATCAACAGAACTCTCTACAAAAAATCTAACACTATACCATTTAACTCATCAAAACATGAAATTCAGTAAAACCGACTCCGAGTTGATCAAATAAACAGAAAATTCAGCACGGCGTGAACGCGCAAACCGATTCCCAATGAGACTCCGTGCAATAGTTTCCAAAAATACACAAAACCTACTCATCTACACCATTAAAACATaaacagaaaacgaaaaaaGCTCCGTTATAATTGACAGCGTAAATCGGAGAGAATTATACAACCAATTTCAGTTTACCTGAACAGAAACGTAACGCAAGGATCTAAACGAAAATCGCAGCTGAATTTGAAGCTATAAACAAATCAATTTATCGGATTGCTTGCTTGAGATCAGGGCTGCAGATTGTGAGGAAGGATGAAAGAAAAGGGaagaatagagagagagagaattaaatattttttcttgaGCAAAAAAGAAGGCTAATATTTTGCGTGAGTTTTGCCCTATTTCATTCTTAAATGCACACTGAGTTTTAAATACActcttaatttttaaaattggaaaTATAGTTCGATCTTGGATAATAATACAAGATATTCCATTACATTAAGAAACATTGATTAGCTagttaaaaaatgattttggaCTACGACACTATACACCTTTATTGGTAAGACGTTTATTGAAGGTTCGAGTTACTTTAAACTCATACCTCAAATGATAAGACGTTTATTATAAGTTCGAGTTactttaaatacataaacacagGGTACGGTGCGTATAGATTATTTagttaaaaaatgattttggaATTAGGTAAAGGAGCACAAAAATGTCTTCTCCACCATAATGGACATATTCCATGCTTTTTATAATTCTTTTTCCTTATAGTTTCATTTTCTAACTTTGAATCTGAAACCAGATCAGTTAGTCTCAACCAAATTTCTAGATAAGCCATATTTAGAGGAAAGTATATGCCAACAATCTGGATAAATTGCCTAATAAATTATACTGTACttagattttatttttggtataggAATAAGTATAACGTGGAAAACGTGTTGGAGTATTCAACATAGTTTCGCAAAATCAAGATATTTTTGCCCGCCCTAGTTTCTcctaattttattattcaacCATAAAATTATGCATAGAAGAATCGAcagataattaaatttaaaaaaatatgtcaGAAATTTCTAACTTTCACTATCTAAGTGTAATATTGGATTATTCTAGTCaatccacaaattttcgggttACATTACAtctctaaataaaataaagttgttTTTCAGTAGTTGTACTAGTATTTGATTGGAAATATTTTTGAGCCATTATCTTTTGGGTAATATTCAATGGGCTTATTAAGCCCATGTAACTCTTATTGCTAATTGATTTTCGGTCATGACATTTCAAATCTTAATTATAGgcccaaaattaaatttaatcacAATTAGATGGATGCACCCAAATATGCAATAAGTAACTATATTGAATTATTGGTTCCCAATTTTAATTCGAATGAAATAAATGGCAAccttattttataatttagtgATTGACTTTGGCACGTCGACTTTGGTCACAAACAATGTATCCAATGTTGAAGAAACAGAGGTGACAATAAATAAACAtccaaattatttaaaaaaaactatggTGGAGAATCGTCTCACCTTGATTATTTGTTTGCAGAAAAGGCTTCTTTATACTAATTTTAAAACTTATGATTGGTTTACATGTGGAGATGGGTTTTGTTAAACTGGGGCTTCAAAATAGAACAGTCAATTAATTAGTCACCATCAAATTAGAGATTAATTAAAGTGATAATCAGTTTCATCCTTCAATGCTAAGTAAATTATATGGTGGTTTGATAAGTGTATTCCACTCACTTAGTGCATTGCTATTTGATTTGTTGAGTTCAATTTTAttacttctttttctttcattttgttgtactatataaatataaatatcgaTATAATGTATTTTTTGCATCCTTTGATACCTTGATTGTAAAAACATGTTACGTGGATGGGACTTTTAAGATATTTGACACTCTTTTATGCAatacaatatttttaaaattgcgaAATTCAACATGTATAATTTATTAGAAATAAGGATGTTACCGTCATATATTCAATAAACTATCGAAATCGAaggttttaaattaaattggtaAATTCTTTTTCATAGCAAATAATACATGCGATACATCATACACTTAAAACTATTCAACTTAAATGGGGTTTTGATCTAtacaaaactagatttaaatacagaaacgcagaacaatatcataattaggtcacttttaggtcataattaggtaatttttaggtcatgctaacaaagcatgacctaaaacgatcttagcatgacattaaactcaaattttataatatgacctaaaattgcttaattatgaccttccgtgtttttggttaattattgaccattagatcatctaatcctagggccaagatttagtctgcatttctggatttaaacacatacttattttgatcatctcccaaCTTAAATGTATATGACTAATAAGTATTTGATACAAAACACGTTTTTacaatagtaattaattaaagaataCGATGAAAAAATGTACTAGCGTAAGATTCTTTTATAatagaaataaattatataatccCTCCTTTGTAAAACACGTTTTTacagtattaattaaataatcaccTAGCCTGTCACTCGCAGCTCTCTTCTAGAATAAAAGTaagtaaaattatgaaattttatttgaaattagttaagttgtgattatatttaattattaatgaaaatctaattaaaacaaattaattatagTTAGGTTAGCGTGCTTGCGCCGCGCGCAGAGAAGCCCAACCATTCtgtgtattattattattattattattattattattattattattattattattattattattattattattattattattattattattattatatatgcaCAATAATATCATAGATACAAtggtgataaaataaaataaaacacgaTTACTTTAATTTGCCAAAAGAATAGAACTATAGAAGACTAAAAAACGATTTGCCCTCACGGTCGAAGAGAttattaaattgtttttttatgCAATAAAATGTTTTAAAGGAATATTAAACTTTTACTTTGTACGAAAAGGCAATTGCATTTACTTGAAGTTGAGATTTAATAGAAATAAAGCGAAAGATATTGGTAACTAATTTTTGGAAATGTTGGGCGGTGATCTAAAAAGAGCACTAGAAGAGCATTCACTATATGCGGCCTTCCACAATAGTCCCGCCCTCTTTTTTTGTctatagccccaatttttttgtcttgtcccaaaattttatttccgccATTATAGGCGGACATttccaatagccccgaaatttaataaccaattttcattttaattttaattcaattataagtaattaaatttatcggactaaacgtaattataaaaaaaatggctataagtgaagaaattaaaagtaaacactacattttcgtcgtattaaagtggaggtaaaattatacaacgaaatattaatatattaaacatCATAATAGTGTTCAAACTGCGccgccacctcccctacgtgcccaaacttcttaAACCAAATCGGCATGTAGTGTGGTATGTGTtgtgctcctgcgcatatcactgaaacgttggatcaaatattcattgctccgtggtacacCCATCCGGATCGGTGCGAAGGCGAAACCGttacttgtacttgcgccctcttccggtgcccagcgctctgccgcaaatccttcatcttctattatcatattatgcaatatgatacatgctaacataatatttgcgacatcatcttcgtgccaaactcgtgtcgggcaccgtataatggcccatcgtgcttggaggacaccaaaagctcgctcaacatccttcctagcaccctcttgtttccGCTCAAAGTATTTTTTCTTCGGTCCTACCGGTTGGCGaattgtcttgacgaatacgggccaccgaggatatatcccatctgccaaatagtatcccctacTATACTGCGTGctgttggctacgaagctgatttatGGACCCTCGCCCCGACACTCGTCATTGAAGAGCGGCGATGACTGaacattgaggtcgttgttcgagtcggcaacaccgaaatacgcatgccagatccgttagcggtagtcagcaacaacttccagaatcatcgatggatgtttgcttttgaatccagttgtgaaccgaacagttcttccactcccaatgcatgcaatcgatgcttcctaacattcctgggaaacCGTGGACCGAACCATGCATATCCAGCCGACTTTGACACTCAGCCGGGGTGGGCTTTAGTAGGAACTCCCCACCAAATATTTCCCGAatccccttacaaaactgcctaagcaccgtgagGCCAGTCGTCTCatccatctgtaggtattcgtcgaacatatcagctGGTCCGGCGTacgcaagctgccggattgcagcggtgcacttctgaagcgtagacagcccgatccggccagtgcaatcactccggagggtgaagcaccggtaacgctccgccaaTTTCGTCACTATATGGTTAAAGAGgggttgcgacattctgaatcgccggcgaaaaatctcgggtggataacgggggttatccacaaagtagtccgccattagacgctggtgcgcTCCGCTATGGTCTCGTCGGATGGTCCGCCGACGACTAATCGTACGAGGGATCGCGCCCTCCGCCACTTCCGCCATGCGTTCTGCCGTTCGCGCCGCTTCCTCTTCCTCGGCCTCGTACTACACCTCTTGGATCAGAGAATTCCACGCGTTATTCCATAAATCGTCCATTTCAGACCAcaaattctagtgagagaaaatatgtgtgagggagaggtggaatggtgtgaaaataataagaggaatgaggtgtatttagagcatccactataggaggAAAGGGGGCGGACGAAAATCTGGGCCGAGGgtggggcggtctatagtggaTCGGacgtccgcctcggggcggacaAGAAATATGGGGCGAGGGTGGGGCGGTAGAGGCTTCGCCTCCTACGGGGCGAGGGTGGTGGCGGCGG is part of the Salvia splendens isolate huo1 chromosome 6, SspV2, whole genome shotgun sequence genome and encodes:
- the LOC121808282 gene encoding cyclin-T1-5-like isoform X1, with the translated sequence MSLARPHWARDGHFRSDGRSSYGRMRATAAANYEWSHDCSSDSNFYMKNHGSSSDFSRDLMQYRPKYDHVWHDVVPPSKRRKVSDFSHENTGRPYQQSLIHENGLENTAGIWQHVPPLYANAYNGVPSACNNRSVITAGMRPDDTGSYSSTTSKRDRSKYEDDEEVVFLSRDEIERCSPSRKDGIDLLHETHLRYSYCAFLQNLGVRLDLPQTTIGTAMVVCHRFFARRSHASHDRFFIATAALFLVSKSEETPRPLNDVLRVSCETFHKQDFIVLSRMFPVDWFEQYRERITDAEQLILTTLNFELGVEHPYETLTSTLEKLGFSQSILVNLALSFVSEGLRSSLWLQFKPHQIAAGAAYLAAKFLNMNLASCHNVWHEFHTPPSVIRDVANQLMELF
- the LOC121808282 gene encoding cyclin-T1-5-like isoform X2, which produces MSLARPHWARDGHFRSDGRSSYGRMRATAAANYEWSHDCSSDSNFYMKNHGSSSDFSRDLMQYRPKYDHVWHDVVPPSKRRKVSDFSHENTGRPYQQSLIHENGLENTAGIWQHVPPLYANAYNGVPSACNNRSVITAGMRPDDTGSYSSTTSKRDRSKYEDDEEVVFLSRDEIERCSPSRKDGIDLLHETHLRYSYCAFLQNLGVRLDLPQTTIGTAMVVCHRFFARRSHASHDRFFIATAALFLVSKSEETPRPLNDVLRVSCETFHKQDFIVLSRMFPVDWFEQYRERITDAEQLILTTLNFELGVEHPYETLTSTLEKLGFSQSILVNLALSFVSEGVYRGLACSPYDINSWRLMCCSSNVLFFI